The genomic window GCACAGATCGACTGCTGCCCTCCGCATGCACCGGTGCCGGCACGGTGCCGTGCTGAGCCGCGCGCGGTTGCAGCTGTTGCATCTCCCCCCCCTGCCGCAGGGTTTAACGCTGTCTTCAGAAGTCATCCTCATGGCCCAGCCAGGAGCCCGTTTGCTTTTCTCCTCGGGACTCTGCGTGTAGCACAAGCAGACGGTTTCTGAGGGGGGAGAATTCCTGCAGTTGGAGCCTCGTAAAAACCCGCCATTGGGCCAGACGTTTGCTCTGAAGGGTTTGGCGAGCGCCCCGGGCAGGGGATGGTGTCATCGCTTTGGAGAGCAAAAGCTGTCAAGATGCAGCGCTGGCGTCTTCCCCCTGCCAGCTCAGCGCTCCCGGGCTCCTCCAGCCGCACGGGAGCAGcctgacagctttttttcctttttttttcttttccctttcttttctggaaCCCTGTACAGTATGAGCGTAGCGGGGATCCCAGGGGGTTTGCTGCTATCCGGAGAAGATGCCTTGTTCTCCGCCAGACCTTGTGctggggaaaggctggaggAAATCCATTTTGCAACGTTTCTGCTGGGGCTGTTGGCGAGAGTCACGTGAAGTGCAGCAGTCCCTGGCCAGGCTTGTTCCCCTGCCTCAGCAGCGTCGAAAGGCACAGCCCAGAGCTCGGATCTGACCTGCCTGACCTTTGCTCGCTCCCCGCTTTACTGCAGATTTGCCTTTTGTTCACCCTAAAGAGTGTCCTGCCGAGCCAGCCCGCTCGTCCCGGGCCATGACCTGACCCTGCACCGGGCACTGTGGCTTTCCCCGAGATGCCGTTTCCACGCACCCCTGCGCAGTGGAAACATGAGCAATTTGCATTTCTAGCAGCTTCAGGTCAGCCTGAACCACCGGGGCTTTGCTTATGTCCCTCATAAGGTAGGTTCTGGTTGATGCACGTGTTAATCTCGAAAACAAATGCCTCCACATTGTTTTTACTAAATATAGGCCAGGTGTCTGCTGTGGCGCAGGGCGCTTGCAGACAGCCCACAGCAGGGACACAGTCTTAAATCGAACAGGAGTTTATCAGCCCTAGCCAGGAAAGGGACTCGAGCTTAATGCTCTCTGCTTGCAGATTTGAGCTGCAGTGAGTTGAGTTTTCAAGGTCGATCTCGTTCCCTGTCATTTGCAGAGGGCTGAGCCTGGAAATGTGAAACGGGGCTCCTCTGGGACAAGCATCTCAGCCCAGCACTGTGTACGTTGGATCTTCTGCTTATCTCTCTTTAGCACAGATGCCGTTTCACGGTCCTGTGGGGTAACTGATACAGGGGATTGAGGAAGAAACTGTATCTTCTCGTTGAGTCACATCTCGATCAATCCAGTGCTGCAGGAAGTATCATTTCCCATCAACGCGCAAGCGTACATGTGCTGCTGATGAAATCTTGTGAGGTCAGGCAGTCATTTCCCCCTAATTACAGCTCTGGGAATGAATAATGTTTAGCTTAGACCCTGGTGATTTTGTGCTTTGGAGCAGCTTTCATTTAAGCAAAATATAAGCACGTGAAAATGAAGATGGGATTtggatttttccttctggttattttggttaaaaagaTGCCATCTGGGGCTTGTATaataaatttggttttgtttggtgaGGGTCAGTGAACGAAAAGATCCAGAGCCCCATATAGTTGTGCAAAAAGCCTCTGTTAGAAACTTTCATGTTGCCAGAAATGGTTTGTGAGAGATGCTTTTCCCTCCACCGTATACATCCTGCTGAGATTTTAGAAGGTCCCTGTAGGAGCAGGAACTTGGAGGACTGGAAGAACCTCCCAGGCCATGATCTCCTGAACAATGTATCCCATTATCCCCTTCAGAAGAAACAtcatcttccattttaaaactcACAGTGTGATTTCTTCTGTGGAAGCCAATTCCAGGGCTGCACAACCCCCCTGGTTAGAAACCTTCTTCTCACATGAAAACTGTCGTGGCATCCTCTGCCAACGGAGAGGGTCAGACACAAGAAGCAGAGGGCGGGTGAGAGGTGGGACAGCTGCTTCGTGTTACTGCTAGCGAGAGCCTGCACGCGTGTCGTGGCTGGCTCCGTGCATTAGGTTTGGGATATCCAGGCAACGTGGTTCTGCCCACGCTGTGCTGGAAACAGGTCCCTGGGGCTAAGGGATGGCAGCTGAAGTGGATGCTTCATACCCTGGAAGATGATTGCATCCCTACATAATTTATGAGCATGAGAACTTGAGCATCTGTCACCGACTGGGTGTCCGGCACCGCATTCGTTGTTGGCCAGGTCCAGCCTCCAGTTTTGTGCTGCTGCAAATAGACCTCCGAAATCAAACCAGCCAATCTGCGTGGCAGGGAAGGGGCGAGGACTGCTTGGGTGGCTGTCTGCAGCTTCAAACACTTGAGGAGATGTTGCTGGTttagaagggaagaaaaaaaaataaatagcaaataagAACTTAAAACAACTTATCAGTCAAATGAAGCATCTGACTAATTCGTGTATTAATGACCACGTCTCTGAGCCTGGAAATGCAAACTCTGAGCCCGTGGGGgctcagcacagagctgccGGTGTTGGATCTGCCCCTTACCTCTGCCAAGCACAGATGCTGTCTCGCCCCTCACGGGGCTGCGGCGATGCTGGTCACCTCCTGGGGCATTCCCTGAGCAATGCAGCCTGCACGCAGTGCCATTTCCCAAATGCACGTGGATCAAACTGTTCCCAGTTGCTCTTGAAATTGTAACAACCTGTTATCTTTATTTATGgtcttttatttgtttaaaggtTAGATCTGGACCTTTTGAATGCTAACTGcaggttttgttaaaaaataagagGGAGGGACGAGTATTGCTTGAGCATCTTCTCCCAGAGGCAAACAGATCTGTCTCTTCTCAAGGGACGATGTCTCATCCCAACTTGGGCATCTCCAGAGAGGGTGAGGGAAGCAGCCCCTCCCAACCcctctgatttttctccctctttttccagctgcagaagaCAGAGTTATGAGATCTACCTGGCAGGGGAAAGCTGGTCGCAGCCCACTCCAGGCCCTGTACGAGAGTGACCAGGTAAAGGgccagggagagggagatggggGGTGAAGAGGGAGTGGGGTGCTGGAGGTTGACCCCTTCTTCCACCCCTCCGGTGTGCAGGGCACTGCAGTGTGTCCAAACACACCCAGGGTCCCCATACCTGAACCTCTGGCTGTGTCCAAAAGAAAAGACCACACCGCTTTGGGGAGTAATTGTTGATAAAAAACTGCTTTTGGCCCTTGCTGGTACTTGGGCAAATGGTTTCATTATTGATGGGCTGAGCCATAGCTGGGCAAACGCGGGAGATTTCACCGTCTGAGGATTCAAAGCCAACTCTGGGCCATCGTAGCAGGGCAAGAGCATCATTGCTGCACTTTCTGAGCTAATAATTGGGAGATGCTTCTATGTTGGGtgctatacacacacacacatatgcatatatatatatacacgcacaTATATAAAGCTGGACCCAGCCATGAGGCGTTTATAATCCTGGGACGTCTCAGTCCTCTCCATCGCCCTGAGCTGTGCCAGCTACACCTGCTGAGAAAGGGGCAGCCAGGCACCGTGTGGGCAGGGAGACGAAACGCTCCCTCCAGGTGGGCTTAGTGGGTCCCTGCCTGTGCAAGGGTCTGCCGCAGGGTAAGCTCGAGGCAGAGAGCGCTCGCCCTCGCCAGCCCCCAGTGCGTGCAGCCCAACTGGCATCGGTGACACGGCGTCGGGGAGGGTGTCCCGCTTGCCCTTAGCAGCTGAATGGGAGCTTGGGGCTTTGTGGTTGAAGCTGCAAAAGGTGTGCTTGTTTCCTTCTACTGCATTTCCCCCGTGGGTGGGCAGTTTTCCCCCCACGCAGCCAGACTTGCCTTTGCAGAGGGATCCTCGCCCACAACTTCCCTGCAGGAAACCACCCGCCAACCGGTGCAAAGGGCTGGGCCATTGCCACACGCCCCAGCTACCAAATGTGCCCTGCATCTCCCCACGTCCACTGGGCAGTCTTCTTCTGCAGCCCCCAAGAAGCAGAAGGCAACGGTGGTGgtccctgcagctggagccagATCTCCCTTCCATACGCGATGCTTTGTGTTACTGTCTAGGTTGATGTTTTTATGTCTATAAGCAGCCAAATTACATTTGCTCTGGGAAAAATGGCAAATGTGGACTTCCTTGGCCACGATGCTGGCAAACCCTAATGCTGCTGGAATGTCGTGGTGTTATTTCCTTAAAAGTGATACTTAATTTCTCTGGcttttaaagagaaggaaatgaagggAGCAATTCCGCTCTGAAATAACTGCAAGACATGCACTTATTCCAGTGGGCGGCTGTTGAAAAGTAGTCACATTTATTTGTTGCCATGCCTGCAGAcagtgtctgtctgtctttctggtCCAATAGTTTTGAATTATGCAAGTGCAtggaaaaatacctgaaaaaaaataatcacattattaaaatgcttctttttttttttttaagcacttgcAAAAAGGGTTTCCAATTTTAGAAGGTGATGGGGAACATCCAAACGAGAAATTTCTACTGAAAGGTTTGGCTGTGTCGCAAAGAGGTGTACCATGAGAATGCCTCTTCAGCTATGATTATCACCTCCCTAGGTGCTGTATCTTCTTCATATCCAAGTAGCCAACAATGTCAAAGTCATCTTTTGGTGGCAGTTAGAGTGTGTTGACCTGCGTTTCCTCCATGTGAGCATTTTCCCTTATCGTCTCCCTCTTggaaggagcagggatgggatgCTTTCTCCTACCCCGTCTCAGGTTACTGCCCATGCAGGTTTCTGGAGAAAGTGGTCAGTAAGGTGACCCGGACAAGGTCATTTCTTTTGTGGAAATGAGATCCAAGGGTATAACTGTCGTTCATCCCTTGCAGGAGGAGCTTTTTGCCCAGATGTTAGTGCCCTTCTGAAGGTGATGAGCCTGCTGGATCATCCACGGGATGGGCAGTTTGTCTCGGGATCCCAACTCCTGGCAGGAGCTTTACAAAGCCCCATCTCCACAACGCTGCCTATCCCAGGCTGTAGTGCCTCCCAAAACCCCTTATCGTCCCCCAGGGAGAGGTGAGGGTGCACCTGAAGTTTGGCAAAGGGTGTCCTTTGGGATGCCTAAGCGATGACAGCTGTCAGCAGCAAGGATGTAGGGACCGAGGAGGTGGCCTGCCCTTGCCCTTCATCCTGAGGTTGCCACATCTCTGCAGGCTACAGACATTTGTCGTGGCGCCCTGTGATGCCGGCGGGAGTTTCTTCACAACCACAAAGTGGAAGCCAACGTCATCTTGCGACATGGGGGGGTCGTTGCATTGCGTTAGAGCAGCGGTTCCGCGGGGTCAGATCCACCTCGGGTTAGCAAATGGGCGGTGAAGCTGTTAGCGGTCGTGGCCTGGACGAGGCTGTTGGAGGTTGCCAGCGAGGACCTCGGGGCTGAACGCGAAATTTCCCAACCTCGTGAGCAAAACCGGGAGGGAGTGGGCAGGCGGAGGAGGGGACCTTCCTCTTCTGAGTGCctagaaataatttccttcccCAGatgttttaatgacattttgGGATTTCTGATGAAAACCATGACAGGAAGGGTCGCGTCCCCAAATCTGGAGCCGGGGGTTTCATCTGGGCCAGGGGGCTCTGGGCTCCTGGGACGCCaatgcagcagctgccaggccTTGATGCATGGGTcaaaaaggataaagaaaaaggaCCGTATGTGGACTTCTCATCCCTGTGGACAAAGGAGCCTGTGACCAGCGCTGAGGCATCAGACTGGCCTGTGTGGAAAACGTCCCTCAGGAGAAGAAACCCACAGCCCTCAGGAAGGGCCccaccacctccagcagcacctcGCTCCTCTCCATCATGCCCTGccaccccacctccccttcAGCTCCCCATCTGCTCCCCGGGGTTCGACCGTCAGTGTTAAAGGCCATTTTCCTCCACCCGcctccctctgcctttccttGGCAGCACACCCGTGCCATTTTTCATCACGCATGCCCACGTTTCTGCCTCCTGGCTGCGGTGTTCGCAGCGAGCCCGCGGCTGTAGGCGTCAGCGCGACGCAGCGATGCCCCATCGCAGCCAGGAGGTGTGCGGGGCCCTGCGCCAGCAAAGGGGCTGTGCCGTTTGCCCCTGGAGGGGTCGGGCCACGTATGGGCCCCCGGGCTCCGGTAAGGGAGAGCTTTAGCCCAGTATGTGTGTGGGATGCTGTAACAAATGTTTGGTTGTTGACCCTCTCTGCACCGCCTGTTCTTTCCTCACCCCCTTTGACTTGTCTTCTCATCTGGCTCCTCATCacattttattctgtcttttgcCCCCAGCAGGTCCAAGGATTAAATGCACCAAAGCAAGTTGTGTTCAAAGTCAACGCTGTCCCCAAAAATCTCACATGGGTGACTGCCAAACGCAGAAAAGGGGAGAGGATGGGGACAGTTGTGGGCCAAGTGTTGCGTGTAGGCAATGATCAGCTTGGGCAAGCTAGTGAccatcttggttttttttttttttttttttctccccagtttgAGCAGTCATCACTGCAGGCGGTTCACCAGCAGAGACGGGAGCTGTTGAGCAACATCTGCAACCGTTACACCCGCAAGCGGCGTCTCCTGCGTCCGGATGACTTGCGGCACTTGGTGGTGGATGACACGCATGGGCTGCTCTACTGCTACGTGCCCAAAGTGGCTTGCACTAACTGGAAACGGGTGATGATGGTCCTGACAGGGCAAGGCAAGTACCGGGACCCACTGGAAATCCCCGCCAACGAGGCCCATGTCTCATCTAACCTGCGCACCCTCTCCGAGTACAGCATCCCCGAGATCAACCACCGCCTGCGCAGCTACCTCAAGTTCATCTTTGTGCGGGAGCCCTTTGAGCGCCTGGTCTCGGCGTACCGCAACAAGTTTACCCGCAGCTACAACACGGCCTTCCACAAGCGCTACGGCACCAAGATCATCCGGCGGCACCGGCAGGAGCCCAGCGACAAGGCCCTGGAGCGTGGGGACGACGTGCGCTTCGAGGAGTTCGTCTACTACCTGCTGGACCCACGGACGCAGCGGGAGGAGCCCTTCAACGAGCACTGGGAGCGGGTGCACTCGCTCTGCCACCCCTGCATCGTCCACTACGACGTGGTGGGCAAGTATGAGACCTTGGCCGAAGACGCCAACTACATCCTCCAGCTGGTTGGGGCCGACATGAGCGTCAAGTTCCCGTCTTCATCCAAGACCACCAGGACGACAGATGACATGACGGCCCAGTTCTTCCAGGACATTAGCCCCTTCTACCAAAGGAGACTCTTTAATTTATACAAAATGGACTACTTGCTCTTCAATTACTCCATCCCCTCATACCTCCGCATCCGATGAGGCAGGGGTTGGGGGGAGAGGCGAAGGAGAGCTGGGTAACTCTCATCTTGCCACaattcctctcctcccaccctgtGCTCATCTCTTCGTTGACTTTTCCCCCGTGCCCTCTCCGTTACGGTCTGCTCCACATCCTGCTGCCTCATTCATGCATGGTCTGGAGGGAGGACACCTCTCAAAACACTGGGGCTGgagtttttccttccctttccctcccacccTTGAACACCTATAGGGGATGGTGGCGGGACCAGACACTGCTGGGTAGGGGAGGGCTTGCCTTGGCTGGGGACTTCTTTTTAACTAAGAAACTCCTCTGTAGATCCAAGTCTTGGGAAGGCTCCTTTTTCGGGCAGGATCCCTTTAGGTCTTTCTCCTCCTTACTGGGCTGTTTGGGGGCAGACATGGCATCTTGGGGGTAGGGTGGAGCGTGTCAGAGACTTTCATAGAAccagaaataaagcaataatTTAATgtaagtttttccttttgtttaaaattgctCCCACCTTTTCGCCTTGTTCTCCTCCGTCCTCCCCCAGCTTCCTGCAGCATCCCCCATTGCTGGAGAAGGCAGTGGTGTGTTACTGGGACCACACATTTCTCCCCGACAAAGCCCGGAGGGCTTTTTTGTTACTCTCCTTCTGTGTGCTCTCCGGATGCAAAATACtccaaagagagagagagaggagcaggTTTGCAGCAGGTATGGGATGATAACGACACCGTGCTTTCTCCTGAATTACAATACCAGAGCACTCAGcgcctctgtgtgtgtgtgagtctCTGGCTTTCTGGTCAAATCAATAAATCCAGGCCCCACACCTCCTGGTTTTTAAGAGCAGGCGATAACTGTTTCGCAAAGCCACATGTACAGCACGGGTGGAGGTGTCTGCCCAGATGAGATCACGTCGCCCACGGCcctgctgggctggcaggacCCGGCTGGCAGCGACAGCTTCAGCTTCTCGTCCCCTGCCACCACGTGCTGCTCCCGCATGGGGCGGCCACGTTGCACCAGGGCACAGAGAAAGGTGCCGGGGCAGGTCTGAGTTATAAAGTGCTTCTGGGATGTGGGAGATGATAGATAGCTGTGGTAATGAAAAGGTGATGCTGGACTGGGAAGGCCAGAGAAGagcgtgtgcatgtgtgtgtgcgcgcgtaTGAGAAAAAATTGAGAATAAAAATGGGGACAGAGACACCTAGAGGAAAATTCCTCTTTGCCTGGCTGGTTTTGGACAATTCATTCCTTGAAGAAGaaatggggaggagggggtgaaacacaaaagaaaatgacaaaccCAGTCCtaggattttaaattaaaaccagtcCAAGgagctgtatttctttaaaaccgtatttcagtctttcctcttttctgttcagcTTTGGCTCAGTGGCTGcctttttgtaaataaacacGCCGGTAATAGATGCTGTAGAGTGTGTCTGCTGGCTCGGCTGCGAACACTTGACTTACTAGTGCAATACAATGGGAGGTTTTATAAAACCCCAGTGCTCTCAGgctcttctaaaaataatgttttcatctAATAACTTTCAGCTCTTATAGCTCaacctttttcctctctgcctctgaTTGGCATCTCTATGCTGACACTGCCTCCTTGGTTGCTCCGTTTGGAGAATGGGTTtagcaaagcaatgaaaaagaaaagtaaataaaattgctgGTGATCCTGGCAGTCTGACTGCTTCTCCCAGTCTGGACTGGAGATCTCATGGAAATGGCCTTTCTCGTGCTTAGTATCTCCCTGTCTAGCCGAAACTCAAAGCACAAGAAGAGATTATATGATGCAACAAATTTCGTCTGCAGTGTTCAGGCTTGGAGTGcattcctcctgctttctcagGAGTCTTGTGTTCCCCGTTTAGTACTGCCTCTGCTTGGAAAACTCATTGTTCAAGTCACCACAAGCTCTTTTCATCGCTTTTGGTCATGAATCATAATTTGGGGTCAGATTCAGAGTCACAAAAGGCTGGATTTTTgcgtggatttttttttttcctttcctaaatcCTGTTCCCTGCAGGTAGCTCTTAAAAGCTGATGGCACAGTGAGTGGCAAGGACAGATAGATGCTCTCTCCCCGTTGTGCTCTCTGTGGGTGTTTAGGCAATATCTGGCTGGCTGGGAGCCCCTTTGGTCTCTCTTTGGTGTGAAAGCGAGGGCACAGCATGCTCTGGGCTCTGCCTTTTAGCCAGCTGGTTTCTAACCTTTCCTGCAATGGTGGCAATTTGGAGACGGATGGCTATTTGATGGGAGCGTGTCCCCCGGCATCCCCATCAGACCTGACCCGTTGCCCCAAACAACAGCAAAGTGAAAGCAGCCCTCCGGCCTCGGCCATGGTCTGCTAAGGGCAATACCCTGCTGACATTTGGTCTGCAACAGGGCGTCTTTTGGGTCACGTAGGACCTTTGGAAATACCCACCTTTGggctttttctaaaaaacaaacccaaccaacGGCCACAATCCAACCCATTTAGGTCATACCCTTGGCTTTCCCCCTGCCTAAATACcactttccaaagcaaaacctgcccatgc from Aquila chrysaetos chrysaetos chromosome 20, bAquChr1.4, whole genome shotgun sequence includes these protein-coding regions:
- the CHST13 gene encoding carbohydrate sulfotransferase 13 isoform X1, which encodes MRRSRAPRLALAACLGSVLLVVFYFQSGLNPAAEDRVMRSTWQGKAGRSPLQALYESDQFEQSSLQAVHQQRRELLSNICNRYTRKRRLLRPDDLRHLVVDDTHGLLYCYVPKVACTNWKRVMMVLTGQGKYRDPLEIPANEAHVSSNLRTLSEYSIPEINHRLRSYLKFIFVREPFERLVSAYRNKFTRSYNTAFHKRYGTKIIRRHRQEPSDKALERGDDVRFEEFVYYLLDPRTQREEPFNEHWERVHSLCHPCIVHYDVVGKYETLAEDANYILQLVGADMSVKFPSSSKTTRTTDDMTAQFFQDISPFYQRRLFNLYKMDYLLFNYSIPSYLRIR
- the CHST13 gene encoding carbohydrate sulfotransferase 13 isoform X2 — encoded protein: MRSTWQGKAGRSPLQALYESDQFEQSSLQAVHQQRRELLSNICNRYTRKRRLLRPDDLRHLVVDDTHGLLYCYVPKVACTNWKRVMMVLTGQGKYRDPLEIPANEAHVSSNLRTLSEYSIPEINHRLRSYLKFIFVREPFERLVSAYRNKFTRSYNTAFHKRYGTKIIRRHRQEPSDKALERGDDVRFEEFVYYLLDPRTQREEPFNEHWERVHSLCHPCIVHYDVVGKYETLAEDANYILQLVGADMSVKFPSSSKTTRTTDDMTAQFFQDISPFYQRRLFNLYKMDYLLFNYSIPSYLRIR